From one Lotus japonicus ecotype B-129 chromosome 3, LjGifu_v1.2 genomic stretch:
- the LOC130747176 gene encoding uncharacterized protein LOC130747176, with protein MSEAPFTPREKLFEKQKYFQNIQKHTYLKGRYDKITSVAIPIALAASSLFMIGRGIYNMSHGIGKKE; from the exons ATGTCGGAAGCACCATTCACACCACGAGAGAAGCTTTTTGAGAAGCAAAAGTATTTTCAGAATATCCAGAAGCATACTTACTTGAAAGGGCGATATGATAAGATTACGTCTGTTGCAATACCAATTGCTTTGGCTGCATCGTCACTTTTTATGATT GGACGAGGGATCTATAACATGTCTCATGGAATAGGAAAGAAAGAATGA
- the LOC130747174 gene encoding histone deacetylase 9, producing the protein MRSKDRIAYFYDGDVGSVYYGPNHPMKPHRLCMTHHLVLSYDLHKKMEIYRPHKAYPVELAQFHSADYVEFLHRITPDTQHLFTNELAKYNLGEDCPVFDNLFEFCQIYAGGTIDAARRLNNQLCDIAINWAGGLHHAKKCEASGFCYINDLVLGILELLKYHARVLYIDIDVHHGDGVEEAFYFTDRVMTVSFHKYGDMFFPGTGDAKEIGEREGKYYAINVPLKDGIEDPSFTRLFKTIISKVVETYQPGVIVLQCGADSLAGDRLGCFNLSIDGHAECVRFVKRFNLPLLVVGGGGYTKENVARCWTLETGVLLDTELPNEIPDNDYIKYFGPDFSLKIPHGHIENLNSKSYLSTIKMQVLENLRCIQHAPSVQLQEVPPDFYIPDFDEDEQNPDERIDQHTQDKHIQRDDEYYEGDNDNDQMDAP; encoded by the exons ATGCGCTCCAAGGACAGAATCGCCTACTTCTACGACG GCGATGTGGGAAGTGTTTACTACGGGCCAAATCATCCGATGAAGCCGCATCGGCTTTGCATGACTCATCATCTCGTTCTCTCATACGACCTTCATAAGAAGATGGAAATTTAT CGCCCACATAAGGCTTATCCTGTCGAACTTGCCCAATTCCATTCAGCTGATTATGTTGAGTTTTTGCACAGGATTACGCCTGACACTCAGCACCTGTTCACAAATGAGCTGGCAAAAT ATAATCTTGGAGAAGACTGCCCTGTATTTGACAACTTATTTGAATTTTGTCAGATTTATGCTGGTGGAACTATAG ATGCTGCACGTCGTTTAAACAATCAACTGTGTGATATTGCTATAAACTGGGCTGGTGGACTACATCATGCCAAGAAATGTGAGGCATCTGGCTTTTGTTACATCAATGACCTGGTTTTAGGAATCTTGGAGCTTCTTAAATATCATGCTCGGGTTTTGTATATTGATATAGACGTGCACCATGGTGATGGTGTGGAAGAAGCCTTCTACTTCACTGACAG GGTGATGACTGTCAGTTTTCACAAGTATGGAGATATGTTCTTTCCGGGTACTGGTGATGCCAAG GAAATAGGAGAAAGAGAAGGGAAGTATTACGCCATAAATGTCCCACTCAAGGATGGAATAGAGGACCCTAGCTTCACTCGACTTTTCAAGACT ATTATTTCCAAAGTAGTTGAAACATATCAACCTGGTGTGATAGTTCTCCAATGTGGAGCTGATTCTCTTGCTGGAGATCGCTTGGGCTGCTTCAATCTCTCTATTGATG GTCATGCTGAATGTGTTAGATTTGTAAAGAGATTCAACTTGCCCTTACTG GTAGTTGGAGGTGGGGGATACACCAAAGAAAATGTTGCTCGATGTTGGACACTTGAAACTGGAGTTCTTCTAGATACAGAGCTTCCAAATG AGATCCCGGACaatgattatattaaatattttgggCCGGACTTCTCGTTGAAGATACCACATGGGCACATA GAGAATTTAAATAGCAAATCATATCTTAGCACTATTAAAATGCAAGTCTTGGAAAATCTTCGGTGCATCCAACATGCTCCAAGTGTACAACTGCAAGAG GTCCCACCTGATTTCTACATTCCTGATTTCGATGAAGATGAGCAGAACCCTGATGAGCGCATTGATC AGCACACTCAAGACAAGCACATCCAGCGCGATGATGAATATTATGAAGGTGACAATGACAATGATCAAATGGATGCGCCATGA